In Vicugna pacos chromosome 6, VicPac4, whole genome shotgun sequence, the DNA window AGCGCCCGCATCAGCAAGATGATGGTGAGCAGGCACCCTGAGAAGAGAGTGAGAAAAGGATGGACTCTCTTGGATCTTTTTCTGCTCCCATCCTCTGGAGACCCTTTCTGATCTCCCCAAGGGGACCTCCTAGGAAGGGGCCTCCTGAGAAAAGCAGGAGCTAGGGGACGGGCCTCACATTTATTCTCAGgctccagctcctgcagctccttacAGGATTCAAGCTCGGACTGTAGCACTGTGGACTTCTCCACCGACAGTTCACAcctggggggggcggggggaggggatgaTGCCCACAGTCCTAGGGTACTGGTCATCCCCAGTATCCAGTCTGAGACCACCTGCTCAAGCCCCCAGCCTCCCACCCCAGATGCCTGATGCCCAGAGTGCAGAGTCCCTCCCCCTGTCTGTAGGCTTCCATGTCATCGTCACCTGAAGAGCTGTTCATCTGTGGCCGAGTCCCGGCACCAGCATTCTTGGCGGCCTGAGAGAAAGAGTAGATGGTAGGAGGGGACGCCCATGAGAAGAACAGAGGGATGGGGGGCTGCTGCAAGGGGTGGAGGACGCAGGCTGTGTCACCTTTCAAGAGCACACACTCCTTCTGGGCATTGCCTGCTGTCCAAATGACACGAAATGTGTGTTGGGGCAACTGGTCATTGAGGGAGGCAGCGGGcaggtcacagagctggaagCATACGGTCAAGGAAATACCTGGCCTGCACCACTTTTCTGACTCCCCacctcagccctgccccagcccccactttGCCCCACCAATCCTGGGATACCCAGACATGGCTAGGCCGGTTCCTGCCATCTGGGGTCCTCCATTCTACAGCCAGGGGTGACTCATCAACCATGAGCAGCAAGGTGTCAGTCCTGGAGCCCACCTGACAAAAGGGACAAAGGGAGACCCGTCACTCCAACAGCACTGGGCCCACAGTCCATGATGCTCTCCagcaaaagctgcaggactcacTAGGAGGGGCCGAGAGAAGGAGACAGTCAGACAGGCCTCGTCCCGGCTCACGTGCAGGCAGCGCAGGGCATCCTGGGGATCAGCTGGAGGGAGACACAGCCTCAGGTCTCCTTAAATAGTCTTCCATTCCTTCCAAATCCTAATCACCCAGCCTCTTCCCCCTGTGCTCACCTCGTCCCAGGAGCCAGCGATGGTAGAACCAGGCACTCTGATCATTAGGGTCAGTGAAGAAGGCATTCTGCACCAGCTCCAGCTCTGCAGGGGACAAGGAGGCATGTGGCTGTGGTTAGGACCCTGGTGGGCTCCTGGCTTCCCCAACATCCCACCCTGTCCTCTGAGCACCTCCAGCCTTCAGTTTCACTTATGTACTGGCCTTGCACAGGGGCTGCATGTGTTAGTCTTATCTTCCCCATTGGACACTTGAGCTctccgcagccaggggctggatCTTATGCACCCTCAGAGCCAAGTATGTACTTGATAAACCCAAGTAGCAGATTCAGGAACAGGGCTAGGCATCAGGGCTGCAGAGCCCTCCCCAGCACCCCCTGGCCCTGTTTACCTTTGAGCAGCACATCCTCAGGGAGGCGCCCCTGGGGTCCAGAGTCTGGCTGGGGGTGCAGCTGGGGCAAGAGGCAGGAGCGGTAATGCCAGGAGGAGTAGTTGGAGAAGTTTCGGGTGATGAGGCTGTCAGTGAAGGCGAGCTCCTCTGCAGGGAGCACAGCTGCCTGTGCAGCTACAAACCGCCGGTAGTCCCAGCAGTGGACTAGGAGGGTGGGGAACACCACATTTCAGAAGCAGGGCAAGAAGAGCTCCCTAGCTAGTACCCCTGGAGTTCCCTTGGAGATTCCAAGAAACACCTCTGTGCACTCCATGGAGGATGCATTTGGCTCCACCATCCCTTGTGCCATTAGCTCAGTGGGCTGGTCCTAGCCATCCCTCCCCACTCTGGGCCCTACTGACACCCTGTACCAGGGTGTGGGGCAGGTGAGCGTCGGTAGGGACAGAATCTGCAGGCACGTACAGTTCCGTTCATCAACTTCGAGGAAGCGGGCACACAGCTCCAGCTCCCGGGTCCAGTTGGGTTCTGGCAGGCGGCCCAGCAGCCAGCAGCGGTGGTGCCAAGTGCCATAAGACTTGGGGTTCACCCTCAGACAGCTCTCCAGGAAGCCCAGTTCTGCCTTCACCAGTGCAGCCAACTCCTCGGGAGACCTTCACCCAGAGGGGAATGGGGGTCAGGGCCCTCCAACATCCAATCTCAGCTCACCCTGACTTTCTGCACCCAGCCCTCCACTAGCTTCTGCCTATGCCCCTGGTTGCCTCATTCTTCCTCTACCCCTGGACCGAggtagggcagggccagggccatcTTCCCTGGGCCCCTGAACCCCTACATACTTCTGGGCCTCCAGCTGCTGGAGCACCTCTCGTCGACAGTTCCAGAGGGTAGCAAAGTCAGGGTTGGCTCCCAGAATCTGGCTTGTCAGTTCCAGCACTGactcatccagctctccagcctggCGCTGAGAAGGCAGATAGCAGGGTCAAAGATCATATCATTCTCCCACTATAGGGATAAGTAAATCTGTGAATGCCATATTATAAAATAGATACTATACAAACTATATAAACTTTATAGGTTTACATGTATTCTCACAATAGCCCTATATAGTAAGTGCAATTatcagtcccattttacagatgggcaaactgaggcccaaagagattcagtaatttgcccaaggacaTGCAGCTAgtaaattatagaacccagataCATATCCAGGCAGTCTGACTATAGTGCCCAGCTCTTGGCCTCAGTGCTACACTAAGGGGCCCACTGCAGGAAGGGGCTACCTCTGAGGGCCCCACCTTCCGGAAGACAGTCTGGGTGGCTGACTGGTATAGCTTCAGCTTCTGTTCCCGCTCTAGCCTCTTGGCTTCCGCTTGCTCTTCCGATGTCTTCACCTTCAGGCGTCCGTGCTACAGGGATGGTCGGGTTGGAAGAGTGCAGGCTGCTTTGTAGGGGCAGACACACCGAACCCCGACTGAGGAGCCCCAGGTTGACATCGGGCAGTGAAGGCAAAGCCACGCGGGGAAAGAGCAAGGGCATGAGCATGGGCATGCGGAGGTGAGGGGCTAGGTTCAGGGTTCTCACCATGGTGCTGGCTCAGgttcagggcaggggaggggtccAGTGGCGCCCGTGAAACCTGGGGAAAGAAGTGTCAATCATGGGAGCCCCGCCTCTGGTAGCACCGCCCCCAGCTGTTCCCAGGAAGCCGCAAGCGAGCTAGGGCGGAGACCCCTGGGGTGTTAAGGGGTCCTGGGATAGGCACTGCACGTCCAGAAGGCACCCACCCGGACTGGGAACTTGCACCCGTGCGGGCCCGCCCACAGCCCGATCCGCCGGGGCCAGACCCGAGCCGGGGCACTTAGGTGATGGGGACCATCCCGCGCCCAGAGGCTGCCGCTGCCCTCCCGCCCCGCGGCTCCCAAGCACTGCCGCCCCCCGCGGGCGGACCCACCTGTACTGGGAGGCGGCGTGCGGGACGCGAAGCTGCAGCGCCCACCACCGAGCCCGGGCGCTGACTAGAGCGGCGTCACGCCCTGGCTCTCCGAGACTCAGCGCCCTCTGCAGGCCTAGGGAAAGGCCCACGGCGGAGCCGGTGGGCTCCGGAGGCGCGTGCGCGGGGTCTCTGCGCGCGCCGTCCGGAAACGCCAAGTCCCTGTTAGCCCTCCGGTGCGGTGCGTAAGAGTACGCACGCGCGACTATGGTGCTCCAGGAAAGCAACGCGGACCGAAATTCCTGTCAGCTACTCAAACTGCGATTCAGCTGAAAAGTTTTCTCCAACAGCCAGAAACCCACGCCCTCACCGCTCCAGTGACCTCACTGTGGCCGCAGTGGCCACCTCTCAGTTGCCAAATGTAACGGATGGAATTTCCTGTCCTTATCTTCATTGACCTCTGCAGCATTTGATGCAGCTGACTTCCCTTGACTTGATACCCTGTCCTGGCTTCTCCTCCCGCACCTTTGCCCCTCTCTTCTTGTCTGTTCACCTTCTCCTCCCCTAAATGTTGGTGATCACCAGGGTCCTTTCCTCACTTTTTCCCACTGCACAcattgctcctggagaatgttcacATATCCAGGCGTTCAACTGCTTGAAGTAGGAGCTCCCAGAGCTCTGTCCTGGGCTCACCGACCTTCCGGCCCACACTTTCTCTCGGTGACTTCATCCACACTCATGGTTTTAATTGCTGCCTCTAAGCTGATGACACTCAAACTTGTATCTCCAGCCCAGATGTCTTGCAGACtttaataatggaaaaaaatgtatacacacacacgttcacAAGCCTAATAGGTATCACCTGGGTGCCGCAGAGACACCTCAGACTCTAAAAGTCAAAAGGTATCATTGTCTTGCCTCCTTCCAGTCTAAGCTTTAGTCTTTTATGCTTCCTATTTGAATGGGTGGCCTCCCCACTTTTCCTTAATAGCTCTTAAATACCCTCTCCATTCCTACTGCACTAAGAATTTCAGTTTATTCCCGTGATTGTTGAAAGTCTTTTCAAAGTTCCCGTCTCCAACCTGTCTCCTCTTTCATCGGTTCATCTCTCTGCTGCTGAATCAATCTTTCTGAAATGCAGATTTGATGATGTATGTCTGCCAAAAACCCTTCCATAGTTCCCGACAGCTTTTTAGGTAAGACTTTTAATCTTTCAGGTTAGCCCATCAGGACTTTTGGCACATGGGCCCTGCCTACCGCTCTGGCCTCTTGTCCTGCCTGTCCCCATTAAAAACTCTTCATTACAACTGGTACAGCATTCGCAGTTTCCCGAGCATGTTAACCTGTTCTCTCTTCTTTACTCtccttcctccacaccctctcctttGCCAGAGTAACTCCTGTTCATCTTTAAAATTTAACTCCAGTgtcacctccacgaagctctcccAAATGCCTCAGTCTGATTTAAAAGACCTTC includes these proteins:
- the RABGGTA gene encoding geranylgeranyl transferase type-2 subunit alpha; protein product: MHGRLKVKTSEEQAEAKRLEREQKLKLYQSATQTVFRKRQAGELDESVLELTSQILGANPDFATLWNCRREVLQQLEAQKSPEELAALVKAELGFLESCLRVNPKSYGTWHHRCWLLGRLPEPNWTRELELCARFLEVDERNFHCWDYRRFVAAQAAVLPAEELAFTDSLITRNFSNYSSWHYRSCLLPQLHPQPDSGPQGRLPEDVLLKELELVQNAFFTDPNDQSAWFYHRWLLGRADPQDALRCLHVSRDEACLTVSFSRPLLVGSRTDTLLLMVDESPLAVEWRTPDGRNRPSHVWLCDLPAASLNDQLPQHTFRVIWTAGNAQKECVLLKGRQECWCRDSATDEQLFRCELSVEKSTVLQSELESCKELQELEPENKWCLLTIILLMRALDPLLYEKETLQYFQTLKAVDPMRAAYLDDLRSKFLLENSVLKMEYAEVRVLHLGHKDLTMLCHLEQLLLVTHLDLSHNRLRALPPALAALRCLEVLQANDNAIESLDGVTNLPRLQELFLCNNRLPQPAVLQPLASCPKLVLLNLQGNPLCQAAGVSEQLGELLPSVSSILT